A stretch of Acropora muricata isolate sample 2 chromosome 7, ASM3666990v1, whole genome shotgun sequence DNA encodes these proteins:
- the LOC136922711 gene encoding uncharacterized protein codes for MGKDLVPYPVFKMEDANKCIEEALDSLNICRQSQKIILKEQQERAVKELMSGNDVLAILPTGFGKSMVYTIFTLASQKMRSAKTCVLVISPLKSLIDDQIVEMESLGCTALELKSDNVESIVKDPPQFIFSSAEKVLEKPFLNGLKSQTILHEAVSAIVVDECHTVESWTGKRNKQGKSGKPNQVFRGAYGKLSILRSMCKDGTPLLALTGTADVDTEKAIVTDLVMKNPVKVFVSPNRVNLRLSVNKVSRKDMLMQLDWVGSRRLNLIGDSSPEEMFETFDCDWPVFLLRLDAINS; via the exons ATGGGAAAAGATTTGGTTCCATACCCGGTTTTCAAAATGGAGGATGCGAATAAATGCATAGAGGAAGCATTGGATTCTCTCAATATCTGCAGACAGAGCCAAAAAATTATACTCAAGGAACAACAGGAGAGAGCCGTTAAAGAGTTGATGTCGGGGAATGATGTCTTAGCAATACTGCCCACGGGTTTTGGCAAAAGCATGGTTTACACGATCTTTACCTTGGCAAGCCAAAAAATGCGATCAGCGAAGACTTGCGTCCTGGTTATCTCCCCACTCAAAAGCCTTATCGATGACCAAATTGTTGAAATGGAGTCGCTAGGCTGCACGGCTTTGGAACTGAAAAGTGACAATGTCGAATCCATCGTAAAAGATCCGCCACAATTTATTTTCTCCTCAGCAGAGAAGGTTCTAGAAAAGCCTTTCCTAAATGGATTGAAGTCACAAACCATTCTCCACGAAGCAGTATCGGCTATTGTGGTCGACGAATGTCACACCGTCGAATCGTGGACTGGGAAAAG GAACAAGCAAGGGAAGTCTGGCAAACCTAACCAGGTGTTTCGGGGCGCATACGGAAAATTGTCTATACTTCGATCAATGTGCAAAGACG GTACTCCACTCTTGGCCCTTACTGGCACTGCAGATGTGGACACTGAGAAGGCAATTGTGACTGACCTTGTCATGAAAAACCCAGTAAAGGTTTTTGTTAGTCCAAACAGGGTGAATTTAAGGCTGTCTGTAAATAAAGTTTCCAGAAAAGATATGTTGATGCAGCTGGACTGGGTTGGAAGCAGACGCTTGAATCTTATCGGCGATTCTTCACCTGAAGAAATGTTTGAGACTTTTGATTGCGATTGGCCCGTGTTTTTGTTAAGGCTTGACGCAATAAATTCGTAA